The Solibacillus daqui genome has a segment encoding these proteins:
- the hisH gene encoding imidazole glycerol phosphate synthase subunit HisH, with product MKIGVIDYGMGNLFSVEQALKKLDAEVVVTSDKTQLQAVDALLLPGVGAFPDAMKRLEETDLIDFIQTTKKPLLGICLGMQLLFEESDEVTPTKGLGIFTGRIKRFEGVSRIPHMGWNNLELLQTPDWLNEQSLPEARHVYFVHSFYASDMNVDELVAYADYENLQVPGIVSAENFTGMQFHPEKSGQFGVHLLTAWAKGVMDTVC from the coding sequence GTGAAAATTGGTGTAATTGACTACGGAATGGGAAATCTTTTCAGCGTTGAGCAGGCGTTAAAAAAGCTTGATGCTGAAGTTGTTGTTACAAGTGATAAAACGCAATTGCAAGCAGTTGATGCATTATTACTACCAGGTGTTGGCGCATTTCCAGATGCAATGAAACGCCTAGAAGAAACGGATCTAATCGATTTCATTCAAACAACAAAAAAGCCGCTACTAGGCATTTGTTTAGGGATGCAGCTGTTATTTGAAGAAAGTGATGAAGTTACACCAACAAAGGGACTTGGCATTTTCACTGGACGTATAAAGCGTTTTGAGGGAGTTTCGCGCATTCCACATATGGGATGGAATAATTTAGAATTACTACAAACACCAGATTGGCTAAATGAGCAATCATTACCAGAAGCGCGTCATGTGTATTTCGTGCACTCATTTTATGCGAGCGATATGAATGTCGATGAACTTGTTGCTTATGCGGATTATGAAAATTTACAGGTACCAGGAATTGTTTCAGCGGAAAACTTTACAGGTATGCAGTTCCATCCTGAAAAATCAGGTCAGTTTGGTGTTCACTTATTAACAGCATGGGCGAAAGGGGTTATGGATACAGTATGTTAA
- the hisB gene encoding imidazoleglycerol-phosphate dehydratase HisB: MRFAKIDRSTNETKITVELNLDGTGQAEIKTGVGFMDHMLDLFIKHGLFDGKIFATGDTWIDDHHTTEDIGIVLGQVFREALGDKKGIKRYGNAFVPMDDALAQVIVDCSNRPHLEYRVTPTLNAKVGTFDTELVHEFLWKFALEARINLHVIVPYGLNTHHIIEAIFKAVARALDDAIQIDPRVKGVPSTKGLLT; this comes from the coding sequence ATGCGTTTTGCAAAAATCGATCGAAGTACGAATGAAACAAAAATCACAGTAGAACTAAATTTAGACGGTACAGGTCAAGCAGAAATTAAAACAGGTGTTGGTTTTATGGACCATATGCTCGACCTTTTCATTAAGCACGGTTTGTTTGATGGCAAAATTTTTGCCACTGGCGACACGTGGATTGACGATCACCATACAACAGAAGACATCGGTATCGTATTAGGTCAAGTATTCCGCGAAGCATTAGGTGACAAAAAAGGGATTAAACGTTATGGGAATGCCTTTGTGCCAATGGATGACGCGTTAGCGCAAGTTATAGTTGATTGTTCGAATCGCCCACATTTAGAGTATCGTGTGACACCAACTCTCAATGCTAAAGTTGGCACATTTGATACAGAATTAGTACATGAATTTTTATGGAAGTTTGCATTAGAGGCTCGCATTAATTTGCATGTTATCGTGCCTTATGGTCTTAATACACACCATATTATTGAGGCCATCTTTAAAGCAGTAGCACGTGCGTTAGATGATGCAATCCAAATTGACCCACGCGTAAAAGGTGTGCCATCAACGAAGGGGCTGTTAACGTGA
- the hisIE gene encoding bifunctional phosphoribosyl-AMP cyclohydrolase/phosphoribosyl-ATP diphosphatase HisIE, with protein MNVKFNEQGLIPAVVQDAQTKEVLTVAYMNEESLQKTIETNETWFFSRSRNELWHKGATSGNTQQVVSIKADCDQDALVIEVLPEGPACHNGTTSCFTETIVDNAHPGSVAILPQLVEVIKQREIDMPEGAYTTYLFEKGIDKICKKVGEEATEVVIGAKNRDKEEVKWEAADLIYHLLVLLQEQKIDVYEVLEVLQKRHEGKKPQK; from the coding sequence ATGAATGTAAAGTTTAATGAGCAAGGATTAATTCCTGCCGTAGTCCAAGATGCACAAACAAAAGAAGTATTAACAGTAGCTTACATGAACGAGGAATCATTACAAAAAACGATTGAAACGAACGAGACATGGTTCTTCTCTCGCTCACGCAACGAATTATGGCATAAAGGTGCAACAAGCGGTAATACGCAACAAGTTGTGTCGATTAAAGCGGACTGTGATCAAGACGCATTAGTAATCGAGGTGCTTCCGGAAGGCCCAGCTTGCCATAACGGTACAACATCATGCTTCACTGAAACAATTGTAGATAACGCACACCCAGGGTCAGTGGCGATTTTACCGCAATTAGTTGAAGTTATTAAACAGCGCGAAATCGATATGCCAGAAGGCGCATATACTACGTACCTATTTGAAAAAGGAATCGATAAAATTTGTAAAAAAGTAGGGGAAGAAGCGACTGAAGTAGTAATTGGTGCGAAAAATCGTGATAAAGAAGAAGTAAAATGGGAAGCAGCAGACCTCATTTATCACCTATTAGTTTTACTACAGGAACAAAAAATAGATGTGTATGAGGTGTTAGAAGTACTACAAAAACGTCACGAAGGTAAAAAACCACAAAAATAA
- a CDS encoding ATP phosphoribosyltransferase regulatory subunit: MSSIKKFEKPLGMRDTFPDIYEKLEQIRSTGRELLRGRGYEFIITPSVEYYDTVGKASAISDARLFKLVDSQGNTLVLRPDMTTPIARIATSKLLKEKIPQRLAYFANVFRAQQREGGRPAEFDQMGIELIGDSSVFADAEVIMTAIDLVKAYNIEDFKVTIGHAGVLSCILKDYTESEQQAKALNELLVKRNYVGFEEAVLAFDLPKTKSDALLAYIEEAISLPSIEAIEKYVRKNDALEYMRNLSRILDAAGYEPYIAFDFTLSSHMSYYTGMLFEVFASGSGFPLGNGGRYDGLLEHFGSQVGATGFGLRVDRVFEAMPKIEIDNNDVLVLFSAERFSEALIQAQLLREQGKQVTFQAYEGIENVNALKAQFKLVNEFKSKEA; this comes from the coding sequence ATGTCATCAATTAAAAAGTTTGAAAAACCTCTTGGGATGCGCGATACATTTCCCGATATCTACGAAAAACTAGAACAAATCCGTTCAACAGGACGAGAGCTACTTCGAGGACGCGGGTACGAGTTTATTATTACACCTTCTGTTGAATATTACGATACAGTCGGCAAAGCATCGGCAATTTCAGATGCGCGTCTTTTTAAATTAGTCGATAGTCAAGGGAATACGCTTGTATTACGACCAGATATGACAACACCGATTGCGCGTATAGCGACATCGAAATTATTAAAAGAAAAAATTCCACAACGCCTAGCTTATTTTGCCAATGTGTTTCGTGCACAACAGCGCGAAGGTGGACGCCCAGCAGAATTCGATCAAATGGGCATCGAACTAATTGGAGATTCAAGTGTTTTTGCTGATGCAGAAGTCATTATGACAGCGATTGATTTAGTAAAGGCCTATAACATTGAAGATTTCAAAGTAACAATTGGTCATGCAGGTGTATTAAGTTGCATTTTAAAAGACTATACAGAAAGTGAACAACAAGCAAAGGCGTTAAATGAACTACTTGTAAAACGCAATTATGTAGGCTTTGAAGAGGCGGTACTTGCTTTTGATTTACCGAAAACAAAATCGGATGCTTTACTGGCTTACATTGAAGAAGCGATTAGCCTACCTTCAATTGAAGCAATTGAAAAATATGTACGTAAAAACGATGCACTTGAATATATGCGTAATTTATCGCGTATTTTAGATGCTGCGGGTTATGAGCCGTATATCGCCTTTGATTTTACACTTTCAAGTCATATGAGCTATTACACAGGGATGTTATTTGAAGTGTTCGCATCAGGGAGTGGATTCCCATTAGGTAATGGTGGTCGCTATGATGGACTCTTAGAGCATTTCGGTTCACAGGTTGGTGCAACAGGCTTTGGCTTACGTGTAGATCGTGTTTTTGAAGCGATGCCAAAAATCGAAATCGACAACAATGATGTGCTTGTATTATTCTCAGCGGAGCGTTTTTCTGAAGCATTGATACAGGCGCAACTTTTACGTGAACAAGGTAAACAAGTGACATTCCAAGCATATGAAGGTATCGAAAATGTGAATGCACTTAAAGCACAATTTAAACTAGTAAACGAATTTAAAAGCAAGGAGGCATAA
- the lgt gene encoding prolipoprotein diacylglyceryl transferase, with protein sequence MSSVVLAINPVAFHLGPIPVYWYGILIGLGIVLAYFIAQRESVRHGYDSEYIADLLLWAVPISILCARIYYVSMKWDYYSQNPGRIIEIWNGGIAIHGALIGAFITAYIFTRKRKTSFLHLADIAAPSILIGQIIGRWGNFVNQEAYGGPVSRSFLENLFLPNWIIEQMYIKEDGTYVHPTFLYESLWNVIGLIILLFARKWNWRRGEMFFFYLMWYSFGRFFIEGLRTDSLYLVGDLRSAQVVSIIGFAVGLICIIYRRVNVKPAIHYLDKDKATTTPAKKKQTKKK encoded by the coding sequence ATGTCATCAGTTGTTTTAGCCATTAACCCTGTTGCCTTTCATTTGGGACCTATCCCGGTGTACTGGTACGGAATTTTAATTGGATTAGGAATTGTACTTGCTTATTTTATTGCGCAGCGTGAATCGGTGCGCCATGGTTATGATTCAGAGTATATTGCTGATTTATTACTTTGGGCAGTGCCGATTTCGATTTTATGTGCGCGTATCTATTATGTTTCAATGAAATGGGATTATTATAGCCAAAATCCAGGCCGTATTATTGAAATTTGGAATGGTGGAATTGCCATTCATGGAGCGCTAATTGGAGCATTTATTACGGCTTACATTTTTACGAGAAAACGTAAAACGAGTTTTTTACATTTGGCAGATATCGCTGCACCGAGTATTTTGATTGGTCAAATTATTGGTCGTTGGGGCAACTTTGTCAATCAAGAAGCATATGGTGGGCCTGTTAGCCGCAGTTTTTTAGAAAATTTATTTTTACCAAACTGGATTATTGAGCAAATGTATATTAAAGAAGATGGTACATATGTTCATCCAACATTCTTATATGAGTCATTATGGAATGTCATCGGCCTTATTATTTTATTATTCGCGCGCAAGTGGAACTGGCGTCGCGGCGAAATGTTTTTCTTCTATTTAATGTGGTATTCGTTTGGACGCTTCTTTATTGAAGGTTTACGTACCGACAGCTTATATTTAGTAGGTGACTTACGTTCAGCGCAAGTTGTTTCGATCATTGGCTTTGCAGTCGGATTAATTTGTATTATTTACCGCCGTGTGAATGTGAAACCTGCTATTCATTATTTAGATAAAGATAAAGCAACGACAACACCGGCGAAGAAAAAACAAACGAAAAAGAAATAA
- the ppaX gene encoding pyrophosphatase PpaX, translating into MKTTALLFDFDGTLLNTNDLIVQTFMYIFDEKFPGKYSTQDCLQFIGPSLKQTFDELTPGETDEMIAKYKEWNAANHDALVTGYDAVLETLEALHKMGIKLAIVSTKSGEGLARGLNILKAEHLFEVIVGVDDVEHVKPHPEPVLLALEKLGVPKEEAIMIGDNSHDIEGGKNAGVRTAGVAWSAKGVEFLKTFEPTYMLHHMRDLLEIVKGE; encoded by the coding sequence ATGAAAACAACCGCACTATTATTTGATTTTGATGGTACGTTATTAAATACCAATGACTTAATCGTTCAAACGTTTATGTATATTTTTGACGAAAAATTTCCGGGGAAATATTCGACACAAGACTGCTTACAATTCATTGGTCCGTCATTGAAGCAGACATTTGACGAATTAACGCCAGGTGAAACCGATGAGATGATTGCTAAGTATAAAGAATGGAATGCAGCGAATCACGACGCACTTGTCACAGGCTATGATGCTGTACTCGAAACATTAGAAGCGCTTCATAAAATGGGTATTAAATTAGCAATTGTTTCGACAAAAAGTGGTGAGGGCTTAGCACGTGGCTTAAATATCTTAAAAGCAGAGCACTTATTTGAAGTGATTGTAGGCGTAGATGATGTCGAGCATGTAAAGCCGCATCCTGAACCAGTATTATTAGCACTAGAAAAATTAGGAGTACCAAAAGAAGAAGCGATTATGATTGGTGATAATTCGCATGATATTGAAGGGGGAAAAAATGCTGGTGTGCGTACAGCAGGGGTGGCATGGTCTGCAAAAGGTGTCGAATTTTTAAAAACTTTTGAACCGACATATATGCTGCATCATATGCGCGACTTACTTGAAATTGTGAAAGGGGAATAG
- the hprK gene encoding HPr(Ser) kinase/phosphatase encodes MIQVITRDVMEKFQLELVSGEVGIGRYITTSDISRPGLEMAGYFTHYPANRVQLLGKTELSFFEMLPKDEKVSRMKRLCSEQTPAIIISRGLEVPQELIDASNENHVPVLITSLTTTRFSSRLTNFLESKLAPTTAMHGVLVDVYGIGVLIMGKSGVGKSETALELVKKGHRLVADDSVEIRQEGENMLIGSPPPLLEHLLEIRGIGIIDIMTLFGASAVRPYKRITLIIELENWDPDKFYDRLGLDEEKMRIIDTEVTKLTVPVQPGRNVSVIIEVAAMNYRLKKMGVNAAEEFSRRLDDMLVPRDEMDDF; translated from the coding sequence ATGATTCAAGTAATCACAAGAGATGTTATGGAAAAATTTCAGTTGGAATTAGTAAGTGGAGAAGTAGGAATTGGGCGCTATATTACTACAAGTGATATTTCCCGTCCAGGGCTAGAGATGGCAGGTTATTTCACACACTATCCGGCAAATCGTGTGCAATTGTTAGGAAAAACCGAGCTATCGTTTTTTGAAATGCTGCCTAAAGATGAAAAAGTAAGCCGCATGAAGCGTTTATGTTCTGAGCAAACACCAGCAATTATTATTTCACGTGGTTTGGAAGTACCACAGGAATTGATCGATGCTTCCAATGAAAATCATGTGCCTGTACTGATCACGTCCCTAACAACAACTCGTTTTTCAAGCCGATTAACGAACTTTTTAGAAAGTAAGTTAGCACCAACGACAGCGATGCATGGTGTACTTGTCGATGTATATGGTATTGGCGTATTAATTATGGGGAAAAGTGGTGTAGGGAAAAGTGAAACTGCACTTGAACTTGTGAAAAAAGGTCATCGTCTTGTTGCCGATGATAGTGTGGAAATTCGCCAAGAAGGTGAAAACATGTTAATTGGTAGTCCACCGCCATTACTGGAACACTTACTTGAAATTCGTGGTATTGGTATAATTGATATTATGACGTTATTTGGTGCAAGTGCTGTGCGTCCGTATAAACGCATTACATTAATTATTGAACTAGAGAACTGGGATCCTGATAAGTTTTACGATCGTCTAGGATTAGATGAAGAAAAAATGAGAATTATTGATACCGAGGTTACAAAGCTAACCGTTCCAGTACAGCCTGGACGAAATGTATCAGTAATTATTGAAGTTGCTGCAATGAATTATCGCCTGAAAAAAATGGGTGTGAATGCAGCGGAGGAATTTTCACGTCGATTAGATGATATGCTCGTCCCTAGAGATGAAATGGATGATTTTTAA
- the cccB gene encoding cytochrome c551, whose product MKKRLLSTIVLGSALFLAACGGGDSESSNGETAELDGKKVVQQSCATCHGGQLQGGSAPALDKLGAKYTQEEILDIILNGKDRMPPGIIKGEKAEAAAEYLSGLK is encoded by the coding sequence ATGAAGAAAAGATTACTTTCTACAATTGTATTAGGGTCTGCACTATTTTTAGCAGCATGTGGTGGCGGTGATTCAGAATCATCAAATGGTGAAACAGCAGAATTAGATGGTAAAAAAGTCGTGCAGCAATCATGTGCAACTTGTCACGGTGGTCAATTACAAGGTGGCAGTGCGCCAGCGTTAGATAAATTAGGCGCAAAATATACACAAGAAGAGATTTTAGATATTATTTTAAATGGTAAGGATCGCATGCCTCCTGGTATCATTAAAGGAGAAAAAGCTGAAGCTGCAGCTGAATATTTATCAGGATTAAAGTAA
- a CDS encoding acyltransferase: MRRTERYRVQGANSLWNVYETVSFWKVMKCFTVIQIGRITPFLSMKNWLYRTFLKMKIGKQTSLALMVMPDSMFPERISVGDNTIIGFNTTILAHEYLIEEYRLGDVEIGSHVMIGANSTILPGVKIGDGAIVSAATLVHKDVPAGAMAGGNPMRIIFTAEEMAERKRSDNPVWQNK; encoded by the coding sequence ATGAGACGAACGGAGCGCTACCGTGTACAAGGTGCGAATTCATTATGGAATGTCTATGAGACGGTGTCGTTTTGGAAAGTTATGAAATGCTTTACGGTTATTCAAATTGGTCGAATCACACCATTTTTATCAATGAAAAACTGGTTATACCGTACTTTTTTAAAAATGAAAATTGGTAAACAAACGTCATTAGCGTTAATGGTCATGCCAGATTCGATGTTTCCGGAACGAATTTCAGTTGGTGATAACACGATAATAGGTTTTAATACGACAATATTAGCGCATGAATATTTGATTGAAGAATATCGGTTAGGTGATGTTGAAATTGGAAGTCATGTCATGATTGGTGCAAATTCAACCATTTTACCGGGAGTTAAAATAGGTGACGGTGCGATCGTTTCAGCCGCGACGCTTGTTCATAAAGATGTACCGGCTGGTGCGATGGCTGGTGGAAATCCAATGCGTATTATTTTTACTGCGGAAGAGATGGCAGAGCGTAAAAGATCAGACAACCCAGTTTGGCAAAATAAATAA
- the hisG gene encoding ATP phosphoribosyltransferase yields MKALTIAMPKGRIFEEAYVMLQEAGFNLPEEVEMTRKLMIEIPEEQISFILAKPMDVPVYVEHGVADIGIAGKDVLLEQARTVHELLDLKISECYIASAGLPNTTMNEIAPRIATKYPNIAMKYYKGIGEQVEIIELNGSIELAPMIGLSDRIVDIVSTGRTLKENGLVEYERIAEVSSRLIANPVSYRMKSERIQDLVTRLKKCVK; encoded by the coding sequence ATGAAAGCACTAACTATTGCGATGCCAAAAGGTCGTATTTTTGAAGAAGCATATGTGATGTTACAAGAAGCAGGCTTTAACCTTCCAGAAGAAGTAGAAATGACACGCAAGCTGATGATTGAAATTCCAGAAGAACAAATTAGCTTCATTTTAGCAAAGCCAATGGACGTACCGGTTTATGTAGAGCATGGCGTTGCAGATATCGGCATTGCTGGTAAGGACGTGTTACTCGAACAAGCACGTACAGTCCATGAGCTACTCGATTTAAAAATTAGTGAATGCTATATCGCATCAGCTGGGTTACCCAATACAACAATGAACGAAATTGCACCACGCATAGCGACAAAATATCCAAACATCGCGATGAAATATTACAAGGGAATTGGCGAGCAAGTGGAAATTATCGAATTAAACGGTTCGATTGAATTAGCACCAATGATTGGGTTATCGGATCGTATTGTCGATATCGTATCAACAGGGCGTACATTAAAGGAAAATGGCTTAGTTGAATACGAGCGTATTGCAGAAGTATCTTCGCGTTTAATCGCAAACCCAGTGAGCTACCGTATGAAGAGCGAGCGTATTCAAGATTTAGTAACACGATTAAAAAAATGTGTGAAATAA
- the hisD gene encoding histidinol dehydrogenase, translating into MKITTLTSDISLKRQLEQGNEQQLQTVREVIADVRAKGDTAIKYYSEKWDGFAPENLRVTKQEITDAVNNFDSQLYMDLQEAAHNIRLYHNEQKRNGFQLPLADGSYLAQRITALDAVGLYVPGGSAAYPSSVLMNVIPAQVAGVKRIVITSPAGKCGKLPEAVLVAAYILGVSEIYKAGGAQAIAALAYGTETIAPVDKITGPGNIYVALAKREVFGEVAIDMIAGPSEICVLADDTAYADEIAADLLSQAEHDTLACAVLITTSDDLADEVAEQVEIQLSRLPREAIARKAIENFGQIYVAESIEEAVRAVNSLAPEHLEVVTENAEQVSKMITHAGAIFIGRYSSEPVGDYFAGTNHVLPTNSTARFASGLNVDDFIKRTSVVYYSQKTWQQNAKKIARLARLEGLEGHARAVESRGWDKGDEA; encoded by the coding sequence ATGAAAATTACAACGTTAACAAGTGATATTTCGTTAAAACGCCAGCTAGAGCAGGGCAATGAACAACAACTGCAAACTGTACGGGAAGTAATTGCGGATGTTCGTGCAAAAGGCGATACGGCGATTAAATACTATAGTGAAAAATGGGACGGTTTCGCACCAGAAAATTTACGTGTGACTAAGCAGGAAATTACAGATGCAGTAAATAATTTTGACTCCCAATTATATATGGATTTACAAGAAGCGGCTCATAATATTCGTCTGTATCATAATGAACAAAAGCGTAACGGATTCCAATTACCGCTTGCTGATGGTTCTTATTTAGCGCAGCGTATTACAGCACTTGATGCGGTTGGTTTATATGTACCAGGTGGTTCAGCAGCATATCCATCTTCGGTACTAATGAATGTGATTCCCGCGCAAGTAGCGGGCGTAAAACGAATTGTTATTACATCACCTGCTGGTAAGTGTGGTAAATTACCAGAAGCCGTGCTAGTAGCGGCATATATTTTAGGGGTTTCTGAAATTTATAAAGCGGGCGGTGCACAGGCGATTGCCGCACTTGCTTATGGTACAGAAACGATTGCACCGGTTGATAAAATTACAGGTCCTGGTAATATTTACGTCGCCTTAGCAAAACGTGAAGTGTTCGGTGAAGTGGCGATTGATATGATTGCTGGTCCTTCAGAAATTTGCGTATTAGCGGATGATACAGCCTATGCTGATGAAATTGCAGCGGATCTTTTATCACAAGCCGAGCATGATACATTAGCGTGCGCAGTATTAATTACGACGAGTGATGATTTAGCCGATGAAGTAGCAGAGCAAGTTGAAATACAGTTAAGTAGATTACCACGTGAAGCAATCGCACGTAAAGCGATTGAAAACTTTGGTCAAATATATGTGGCAGAATCAATAGAAGAAGCGGTGCGTGCGGTAAACTCTTTAGCGCCTGAGCATCTAGAAGTTGTAACGGAAAATGCAGAGCAAGTATCAAAGATGATTACGCATGCAGGTGCGATTTTCATCGGGCGTTATAGCTCAGAACCGGTTGGAGATTACTTTGCAGGAACAAACCACGTGTTACCAACAAACTCAACAGCACGTTTTGCAAGTGGCTTAAATGTTGATGATTTCATAAAACGAACGAGCGTTGTGTATTATAGCCAAAAAACTTGGCAACAAAATGCGAAAAAAATTGCTCGACTAGCTCGTTTAGAAGGGTTAGAAGGACATGCGCGCGCAGTAGAATCACGTGGATGGGATAAAGGAGACGAAGCATAA
- the hisF gene encoding imidazole glycerol phosphate synthase subunit HisF, producing the protein MLTKRIIPCLDVKEGRVVKGIQFVELRDAGDPVELAKFYDEQGADELVFLDISASHEGRETMVDVVRQTASTLAIPFTVGGGIRTLDDMKRILRAGADKVSVNTSALERPELIKEGSDYFGAQCIVCAIDARYSEEDETWMVYTHGGRNKTEWKAVEWAKEAVRLGAGEILLTSMNQDGEKSGFDLALTKAVRNAVTVPVIASGGAGNAEHFREVLQDVDTDAALAASIFHYKETSVAEVKSYLQQKGVYVR; encoded by the coding sequence ATGTTAACGAAGCGAATAATTCCGTGCCTCGATGTAAAAGAAGGCCGTGTTGTAAAAGGTATACAGTTTGTGGAGCTCAGAGATGCAGGTGATCCAGTTGAGCTTGCAAAGTTTTACGATGAGCAAGGTGCTGATGAGCTTGTATTTTTAGATATATCGGCCTCACATGAAGGGCGCGAAACGATGGTGGACGTGGTACGCCAAACAGCGTCCACATTAGCCATTCCATTTACAGTTGGTGGTGGCATTCGTACATTAGATGACATGAAACGTATTTTACGTGCAGGTGCAGATAAAGTATCGGTGAATACCTCTGCGTTAGAACGTCCTGAGTTAATAAAAGAGGGCTCTGATTATTTCGGTGCACAGTGCATCGTTTGTGCGATTGATGCGCGTTACTCGGAAGAAGATGAGACATGGATGGTTTATACACATGGCGGTCGCAATAAAACCGAGTGGAAAGCAGTAGAATGGGCAAAAGAAGCAGTTCGACTTGGTGCGGGTGAAATTTTACTAACGTCGATGAATCAAGACGGCGAAAAATCGGGTTTCGATTTGGCTCTTACAAAAGCGGTACGCAATGCTGTAACTGTACCGGTTATTGCAAGTGGCGGTGCTGGTAATGCTGAACACTTCCGTGAAGTACTTCAAGATGTTGATACAGATGCTGCACTTGCTGCGAGCATTTTCCACTATAAAGAAACGAGCGTAGCCGAAGTAAAAAGCTACTTACAACAAAAAGGGGTTTACGTACGATGA